The proteins below are encoded in one region of Penaeus monodon isolate SGIC_2016 chromosome 32, NSTDA_Pmon_1, whole genome shotgun sequence:
- the LOC119593513 gene encoding uncharacterized protein LOC119593513, translated as MFLMAMRNPGEPRNHVVAAGCCQDTQTLQALVFEFADNDLLNLFIKDYQRCCVRAVSFREDTKPILPSRPASVALAKHLLLSGALDAPADFQEDPSEAEVCRPPLPPRNGAQCKDKPPIPPRKSVVGGAYKPSLPPRNSEVEQTSPISPTAKPPLPPRSSENLRNSSHTASKTPPPLPPRASQMGENCDVAKISTGSSFKLQMFKPILKKERTGEEAQKGPSKSKISFPFWRKDVKYENVVVRVEEKIGTSKFYDYPLYDEYEFSDHESEDENYDYPEEDLYESLGLSIEDSERIFRYDMARHAENTVKQTSSQEDPVIYFLRNEYNYLNSLRCITAARTLSPELHPLLSGVGALEQLHSDLYKELHSSYHSYSSIAQTFLSRRKQLESYKYHLMNGPLIIEALAKVPETDLRDHPDLKEALRTSWKRPHFYFMNLESFLSSVPEDDRGVLQEAVTMLKELNRLGDSGIIIDGVKGSPFDLHIKAPLLLHSSFKIRGPGMQRKDYRVLLFVEMLVITLPEGRSYRYQCNLRMDQLLPIAQKPESAASFAVQVRDGGKKEKIYVFTAPNENAKRKWDDEIKRLTNDIANEVKREAEKRFGGMLVA; from the exons ATGTTCCTGATGGCCATGCGAAATCCAGGAGAACCAAGAAATCATGTGGTGGCTGCCGGCTGCTGCCAGGACACACAGACGTTGCAGGCTCTTGTTTTCGAGTTCGCTGACAACGATCTCCTCAACCTTTTCATCAAAGACTACCAGAGGTGTTGTGTGCGGGCTGTTTCGTTCAG AGAGGACACCAAGCCTATCCTCCCTTCGCGTCCTGCGTCTGTCGCACTGGCTAAGCATCTGTTGCTGAGTGGTGCGCTTGATGCCCCAGCTGACTTTCAAGAGGATCCTAGTGAGGCTGAAGTATGCAGACCGCCTCTCCCTCCGAGAAATGGTGCACAGTGCAAAGATAAGCCCCCTATACCTCCCAGAAAGAGCGTTGTGGGCGGTGCATAtaagccctctctccccccgcgAAACAGTGAAGTCGAACAGACCTCACCCATTTCACCCACAGCCAAACCACCTCTCCCTCCGAGAAGCAGTGAGAACCTTAGAAACTCCAGTCACACTGCatccaaaaccccaccaccacttcctcccaGAGCCAGCCAAATGGGCGAAAACTGTGACGTGGCCAAAATCTCCACTGGTTCCAGCTTCAAATTACAAATGTTTAAACCCATTCTAAAGAAAGAACGAACGGGAGAAGAGGCACAGAAAGGTCCGAGCAAATCAAAGATAAGTTTCCCCTTCTGGAGAAAAGATGTCAAATATGAAAATGTGGTGGTGCGGGTCGAGGAAAAGATTGGAACATCAAAATTTTATGACTATCCTCTCTACGATGAATATGAGTTTTCAGACCACGAATCCGAAGATGAAAACTACGATTATCCAGAAGAAGATTTGTACGAATCTCTTGGTCTAAGCATTGAGGATTCTGAACGTATCTTTAGGTATGACATGGCTCGTCACGCTGAGAATACGGTTAAGCAGACGAGCTCACAGGAGGATCCCGTCATTTACTTCCTAAGAAATGAGTACAATTATCTGAATTCCTTACGTTGTATAACAGCTGCCAGGACATTGTCTCCAGAGCTGCATCCTCTTTTAAGCGGTGTAGGGGCACTAGAACAATTACACAGTGACTTGTACAAAGAACTACATTCCTCGTACCACTCTTACTCATCGATCGCACAAACATTCCTCTCTCGACGGAAACAATTGGAGTCCTACAAATATCACTTAATGAATGGTCCTCTCATCATCGAGGCATTGGCAAAAGTACCGGAAACCGACCTTAGAGATCATCCCGACCTGAAGGAAGCTCTGAGAACCTCGTGGAAAAGACCTCACTTCTATTTCATGAATCTGGAAAGTTTTCTGTCTAGTGTCCCAGAAGACGACAGAGGCGTTCTGCAAGAAGCCGTGACGATGCTCAAAGAGTTAAATCGCCTCGGAGACAGTGGGATTATCATTGACGGCGTGAAGGGTTCTCCTTTCGACCTGCACATTAAGGCGCCGTTGCTACTCCACAGCTCCTTCAAGATCCGAGGGCCAGGGATGCAGAGGAAGGATTACCGCGTCCTTCTTTTTGTCGAGATGCTGGTCATCACCCTCCCAGAGGGCAGGAGCTACAGGTATCAGTGTAACCTACGCATGGACCAACTACTCCCCATAGCTCAGAAACCCGAATCCGCTGCGTCGTTTGCTGTGCAAGTGCGtgatggaggaaagaaagagaagatttaTGTCTTCACAGCACCTAACGAGAATGCGAAAAGGAAGTGGGATGATGAAATAAAGAGACTTACTAATGATATCGCAAATGAAGTGAAAAGGGAGGCTGAAAAACGCTTTGGTGGGATGCTTGTGGCGTGA